The Streptococcus sp. DTU_2020_1001019_1_SI_AUS_MUR_006 sequence CAAATTCCCGAGATTGGTTTAGAAGAATTCAAAACTCACGCTTATTTACTCAATGTCATTGAAACATTAACAGCTGGTAAGGATTTTGTTCAGATTCGTACCTGGCGAACAGGTATTTTAGTTTACTTGCAAGGAAGTCAGCCAGAACGTACCATTGGTTGGCGAACAGACATCGACGGACTCCCAATTGTTGAACAAACAGGCCTTCCTTTTGCCTCTCAACACCAAGACCGTATGCATGCTTGTGGGCACGACTTTCACATGACCATTGCCCTTGGAAGTCTCGAACGCGCCTTAGAAAACCAACCAAAAAACAATCTCCTCTTTCTCTTCCAACCTGCGGAAGAAAATGAGGCAGGCGGTATGCTCATGTATGAAGATGATGCCTTTGGTGACTGGTTGCCTGATCAATTCTATGGACTTCATGTTCGCCCCGACTTAAAAGTTGGACAAATTGCGACCAATACTCATACACTCTTTGCAGGAACATGTGAAGTTAAGATTCGCTTTAAGGGTAAAGGTGGTCACGCTGCATTTCCACATGAAGCCAACGACGCTCTGGTTGCTGCGAGCTATTTTGTGACCCAAGTCCAGTCAGTCGTCAGCCGTAATGTTGATCCTATCGAGGGAGCTGTTGTCACTTTCGGTGTTTTTCAAGCTGGGACAACCAATAATGTCATAGCTGATACAGCCTTCTTGCATGGAACCATTCGAGCTCTCACACACAGCATGAGCCTCTTGGTTCAAAAACGTGTCAAAGCTATCGCTGAAGGTGTCGCAGCTGCTTTTGATATGGATGTGGAAGTTGAACTCAAGCAGGGAGGTTATTTACCAGTCGAAAACAACCCTGAACTAGCCCGTGAATTGATGACCTTCTTTGATGAAAAAGAGGGAATTGAACTAATCGACATCGAACCTGCCATGACAGGAGAAGACTTTGGTTATCTTCTCTCCAAGGTTCCTGGTGTCATGTTCTGGCTTGGAATTGATAGTCCCTATGCTCTTCACCATCCACAGATGAGTCCTAAGGAAGAAGCTCTGGCAATTGGAGTCGAGGCTGTATCAAGCTTTTTAGCCAAGAAAGCTGCGGAGTAAACTATGAAAAAAAGCTTACGCAAGCAGGTCTTGCAAGAACTCAAATCTCTGTCAACCGAAGAAAAGGAAGTCATGGACGTTTGGTTGACTGAGCAACTACTTCTACATCCCTTCTACAAGGAAGCAAAAACCATCGCCACTTATCTGTCTTTTCCTCATGAATTTCAGACAGCTAGACTCATTGAACAGGCTCAAAAAGATGGGAAGACACTCCTCATTCCCAAAACCTATCCACATGGGAAAATGGACTTTGTTCTATATGAACCAGAGAAACTCGAAAGAAATTCTTTTGGACTTTTTGAACCTCAAGGAGATTTCACTATCCTTGAACCCTCTCAGATTGACCTGATTCATGTTCCTGGTTTGGCTTCCAATCCTTCTGCTTATCGGATTGGCTACGGTGGTGGTTATTATGATCGCTACTTAGAGCATTTCCCAGACCACACCATCAGTACACTTTATTCTTGTCAGATTCAGGACTTCCAGCCTGATTCACATGATATTCCCGTTGAGGAGGTACTTATCTATGAAAGAGATTTTTGATCGTCGTTATCCCGTCACAAGCTTCTTTCTTCTTGTGACAAGCCTGGTTTTCATACTCATGTTTCTAACCAGTGGTTTCAACTATACCAGCGCAGCCACCTTGTATCAATTCGGAGCTGTGTATCCCCCTGCTATCAAGGCCATGCCTGAACAAATCTGGCGCTTATTCTCCGCAACCTTTGTCCACATTGGCTTGGAGCACTTTTTAGTCAATATGCTATCCCTCTACTTCTTAGGACGTCAGATGGAACAAATCTTTGGCTCTAAACAGTTTTTCTTTATCTACCTTCTATCAGGTATGATGGGAAATCTCTTTGTCCTAGTTTTTAATCCCAATGCTATTACTGCAGGTGCTTCAACTGCTCTCTACGGTATGTTTGCCTCAATTGTTGTTCTCCGATATGCTTCACGCAATCCCTATCTCCAACAACTTGGTCAATCCTACCTCTCCCTCTTAGTCATCAATCTAGTAGGTAGTGTCTTAATCCCTGGAATCAGCCTTGCTGGGCATGTCGGGGGTGCTGTCGGGGGTGCATTACTGGCTATCGTCTTCCCAGTTCGAGGAGAACGAAAAATTTACACACCAGGCCAACGTGGTCTAGCAATCCTAGCCTTTATTGCTTTATCAGCTTTACTACTTTTTATCGGACTATTATAAGAACAAGAAAAACCATTGGAAAAACTCGAAAAGAATTGAGGTCCAATGGTTTTTTTGAATCTATTTGAAAAGTAGTTTAAAACCCATTATTTTCGCTGAGTTCTTTGAACCAGTGACCTGATTTTTTCAGGCGTCGTTCTTGAGTTTCAAGATCAAGCTCGACCAAACCATAACGGTTTTTATAGCTGTTGAGCCATGACCAGCAATCGATAAATGTCCAGATCAAGTAGCCTTTACAGTTAGCACCATCTTCAATTGCACGATGAAGTTCACGAAGGTGACCTTTAACAAAGTCAATACGATAATCATCCTGAATCATACCATTCTCACGGAATTTATCTTCACCTTCAACGCCCATCCCATTCTCTGTCAACATCCACTCGATATTACCATAGTTTTCCTTGATATTTTGAGCGATATGGTAAATTCCTTGCTCGTAGATTTCCCAGCCACGGTGCGGATTGATCTTACGACCAGGCATGACGTAAGGTTCATAGAAATGCTCTGGCAAGAGCGGACTGTCAGGATGCTTAGCAAAACGTGGCGCCATGACACGCAAGGGTTGGTAGTAGTTGACTCCAAGAAAGTCTACTGTATGTTGGCGAATGAGTTCCAATTCTTCTGCTGTAGAATCTGGCAGTAAATCATGCTCAGCTAAAATTTCCTTCAATTCTTCTGGATAAGTTCCTAAGACAGATGGATCTAGGAAAGATTGAGCTTGAAATAGATCAGCAATGCGTGCAGCTTTCACATCAGCAGGATGCTGGCTACGTGGATAGGCTGGTGTCAAGTTGAGAACAATTCCAATCTTAGAACCAGTTAAGACTTCATGACAAGCCTTAACTGCAAGAGTGCTGGCTAGCTGGGTATGATAGGCAACCTTAACGGCAGCTTTGGCATCTACCTTATGAGGATAATGGGCATCATAGAAATAGCCGAACTCTACAGGAACGATAGGTTCATTAAAGGTAATCCATTGGTCCACAAGGTCGCCATAAGTCTCAAAACAGAAGCGAGCATAGTATTCATAAGCCTTAATAGTTGCCTTATTTTCCCAACCATCTCCATCTTCTTGAAGGGCAAAAGGCAAGTCAAAGTGATAAAGATTGACTAAAAGACGAATGCCCTTAGCCTTGATGGCTTCAAATACCTGACGGTAGAAAGCCACACCTTGAGGGTTGACTTCTCCACGACCCTGTGGGAAAATACGAGACCACTGGATGGAAGTACGAAAGGCTGTATGACCTGTTTCTAACAATAGTTCGATATCTTTTTCCCAATTTTCATAAAAGGCCGATGTCTTGTCTGGTCCAATCCCATTGTAGTAGCGATTGGGTTCTACTTGGAACCAATAATCCCAGAGATTATCTCCCTTTCCGTCACCAGGCACTCGCCCTTCTGTCTGTGGTCCAGAAGTTGAGGAACCCCAGACAAAATCCTTTGGAAATTTTAGCATAGCTCTACCTCTTTATTTACTCTTTTTATGTTTATTTTATCTCATTATAAAGAAAAAACAAGGCAAAAACTAGTTACATTTTTGTCTTGTTTTTCTTCTGATTATAGATTTTATTTGTTTGTTAGGATTTCAAGAGTTTCAAGCAAGTTATCTGCATGAACTTCGATTGTATCCCCTGTCGCCTTGATCTTGACTTCTACGATACCATCAGCTGCTTTCTTCCCAACAGTGATACGGATTGGAAGACCAATCAAATCGCTGTCACTGAATTTAACACCGACACGTTCGTTACGGTCATCCGTCAAGACTTCGTAGCCTTTATTTACCAAAGCTTCTTCGATACGATTTGTCAATGTAAGACTTGCTTCATCCTTGACGTTAACTGGAACCAAATGCACATCAAATGGCGCCAATTCTTTAGGGAAGTTGATTCCCCAAGCGTAACGATATTCGCCTTTTGGAGTTTTGTTGACAAAGAGGCGAGCGTGTTGCTCCATGACTGCTGAAAGGAGACGGCTCACACCGATACCGTAGCAGCCCATGATGATTGGCACAGCACGACCATTTTCATCCAAGACATCTGCACCCATGCTTGCTGAGTAACGAGTACCGAGTTTGAAAATGTGACCAATTTCAATACCACGCGCAAAATTGAGAACACCTTGTCCGTCTGGTGAAATTTCACCTTCACGAACTTCACGGATATCCACATACTCAGCAGTGAAATCACGACCTGGGTTGACACCAGTCAAGTGGTAACCATCTTGGTTGGCACCAGCAACAGCATTGCGACTATCTTGCACCTTGCGGTCTGCGATAATCTTGACATGTTCTGGAAGATTGACTGGGCCAAGTGAACCAAAGTCCGCTCCCAACAATTCTTTCACTCCTGCCTCAGTTGCTGGCTCCAAGAAATCTGCTCCAAGGTAGTTTTTCAATTTGACTTCATTAAGTTGGTCGTTGCCAACCAATAGAGCTACAACTGGCTCTTGGTCTGCGATATAAACCAAGGTCTTGATTGTTTGCTCTTCAGAGATATTCAAGAAGGCTGCTACTTCATCAATTGATTTGACACCTGGTGTTTCCACACGTGCCACTTGATCTTCAGTCACAACACGGTTGCTTGGTTTGTACTCGTTGGTTGCCATTTCC is a genomic window containing:
- a CDS encoding 5-formyltetrahydrofolate cyclo-ligase, whose product is MKKSLRKQVLQELKSLSTEEKEVMDVWLTEQLLLHPFYKEAKTIATYLSFPHEFQTARLIEQAQKDGKTLLIPKTYPHGKMDFVLYEPEKLERNSFGLFEPQGDFTILEPSQIDLIHVPGLASNPSAYRIGYGGGYYDRYLEHFPDHTISTLYSCQIQDFQPDSHDIPVEEVLIYERDF
- a CDS encoding rhomboid family intramembrane serine protease, whose amino-acid sequence is MKEIFDRRYPVTSFFLLVTSLVFILMFLTSGFNYTSAATLYQFGAVYPPAIKAMPEQIWRLFSATFVHIGLEHFLVNMLSLYFLGRQMEQIFGSKQFFFIYLLSGMMGNLFVLVFNPNAITAGASTALYGMFASIVVLRYASRNPYLQQLGQSYLSLLVINLVGSVLIPGISLAGHVGGAVGGALLAIVFPVRGERKIYTPGQRGLAILAFIALSALLLFIGLL
- a CDS encoding glycoside hydrolase family 1 protein encodes the protein MLKFPKDFVWGSSTSGPQTEGRVPGDGKGDNLWDYWFQVEPNRYYNGIGPDKTSAFYENWEKDIELLLETGHTAFRTSIQWSRIFPQGRGEVNPQGVAFYRQVFEAIKAKGIRLLVNLYHFDLPFALQEDGDGWENKATIKAYEYYARFCFETYGDLVDQWITFNEPIVPVEFGYFYDAHYPHKVDAKAAVKVAYHTQLASTLAVKACHEVLTGSKIGIVLNLTPAYPRSQHPADVKAARIADLFQAQSFLDPSVLGTYPEELKEILAEHDLLPDSTAEELELIRQHTVDFLGVNYYQPLRVMAPRFAKHPDSPLLPEHFYEPYVMPGRKINPHRGWEIYEQGIYHIAQNIKENYGNIEWMLTENGMGVEGEDKFRENGMIQDDYRIDFVKGHLRELHRAIEDGANCKGYLIWTFIDCWSWLNSYKNRYGLVELDLETQERRLKKSGHWFKELSENNGF
- a CDS encoding proline--tRNA ligase: MKQSKMLIPTLREMPSDAQVISHALMLRAGYVRQVSAGVYSYLPLANRVIEKAKNIMRQEFEKMGAVEMLTPALLSADLWRESGRYETYGEDLYKLKNREKSDFILGPTHEETFTAIVRDSVKSYKQLPLNLYQIQPKYRDEKRPRNGLLRTREFIMKDGYSFHANYDSLDVTYDEYKAAYERIFTRSGLDFKAIIGDGGAMGGKDSQEFMAITPARTDLDRWVVLDKSVASFDEIPAEVQEEIKAELLKWMVSGEDTIAYSSESSYAANLEMATNEYKPSNRVVTEDQVARVETPGVKSIDEVAAFLNISEEQTIKTLVYIADQEPVVALLVGNDQLNEVKLKNYLGADFLEPATEAGVKELLGADFGSLGPVNLPEHVKIIADRKVQDSRNAVAGANQDGYHLTGVNPGRDFTAEYVDIREVREGEISPDGQGVLNFARGIEIGHIFKLGTRYSASMGADVLDENGRAVPIIMGCYGIGVSRLLSAVMEQHARLFVNKTPKGEYRYAWGINFPKELAPFDVHLVPVNVKDEASLTLTNRIEEALVNKGYEVLTDDRNERVGVKFSDSDLIGLPIRITVGKKAADGIVEVKIKATGDTIEVHADNLLETLEILTNK
- a CDS encoding N-acetyldiaminopimelate deacetylase encodes the protein MLDLIQTRRDLHQIPEIGLEEFKTHAYLLNVIETLTAGKDFVQIRTWRTGILVYLQGSQPERTIGWRTDIDGLPIVEQTGLPFASQHQDRMHACGHDFHMTIALGSLERALENQPKNNLLFLFQPAEENEAGGMLMYEDDAFGDWLPDQFYGLHVRPDLKVGQIATNTHTLFAGTCEVKIRFKGKGGHAAFPHEANDALVAASYFVTQVQSVVSRNVDPIEGAVVTFGVFQAGTTNNVIADTAFLHGTIRALTHSMSLLVQKRVKAIAEGVAAAFDMDVEVELKQGGYLPVENNPELARELMTFFDEKEGIELIDIEPAMTGEDFGYLLSKVPGVMFWLGIDSPYALHHPQMSPKEEALAIGVEAVSSFLAKKAAE